Proteins encoded in a region of the Cetobacterium sp. ZOR0034 genome:
- a CDS encoding biotin--[acetyl-CoA-carboxylase] ligase, whose translation MSTKELIISILEENKGQYLSGEAIGKKLHISRAAVSKAIKELKNNGYTILSVNKKGHCIPTKSNTLSAIEIKKNLKYDNEIIIKNSIDSTNTDGKRFLIENPAHGTTIIANEQTNGRGRKGRYFFSPKDTGIYMSILLKPELLALENPLKITIATAVAITKSIDELCQKNTLIKWVNDIYIEDKKIAGILTEATTDFESGSIENIIIGIGINFNTTTFPEELSTIAGSIFSEEEYFVNRNELIAQILNEIMDITNDLNNENIIKKYREKSFLIGRDIVFFEKEIENSGKVIDIDDNGYLIVDTISGSKKTLYAGEVSIKW comes from the coding sequence ATGTCAACTAAAGAACTTATCATCTCTATTTTAGAGGAGAATAAAGGTCAATATCTCTCTGGAGAAGCCATCGGAAAGAAACTTCACATATCTAGAGCTGCTGTTTCTAAGGCTATTAAAGAATTAAAAAATAATGGATATACAATTCTTTCTGTCAATAAAAAAGGGCACTGTATTCCTACTAAAAGTAATACTCTTTCGGCTATTGAAATTAAAAAAAACCTTAAATATGATAATGAGATTATAATAAAAAACAGCATCGATTCTACAAATACAGATGGAAAACGATTTTTAATTGAAAATCCAGCTCATGGAACTACAATTATTGCTAATGAGCAAACAAATGGAAGAGGACGTAAAGGTAGATATTTCTTTTCGCCAAAAGATACGGGAATATATATGAGTATTCTTTTAAAGCCCGAGCTTTTAGCTTTAGAAAATCCATTAAAAATAACTATAGCTACAGCTGTCGCTATAACAAAAAGTATTGATGAACTTTGTCAAAAAAATACTCTTATCAAATGGGTTAATGATATATATATTGAAGATAAAAAGATAGCTGGTATTTTAACAGAAGCTACTACTGACTTTGAAAGTGGATCTATCGAAAATATTATTATAGGAATTGGAATAAACTTTAATACGACTACTTTCCCGGAAGAGTTATCTACAATAGCTGGATCAATATTCTCTGAAGAGGAGTATTTTGTAAACAGAAATGAGTTAATCGCACAAATTTTAAATGAAATTATGGATATTACAAACGATTTAAATAACGAAAATATAATAAAAAAATATAGAGAAAAATCTTTCTTAATTGGAAGAGATATAGTATTTTTTGAAAAAGAGATTGAAAATTCTGGAAAAGTTATTGATATAGATGATAACGGTTACCTCATAGTTGACACAATTTCTGGATCGAAAAAAACACTCTATGCAGGGGAGGTTAGTATTAAATGGTAG
- the dacB gene encoding D-alanyl-D-alanine carboxypeptidase/D-alanyl-D-alanine-endopeptidase gives MKRKFLYLALITAFLTACTNTNRKDSFVDQQLVLPENIEKTISIPVTNQESSEKSKALTRFVNSEVLEHGNVGFYAIELGSGKVVDSYREEAALVPASVLKVVTGATALEVLGADSVLETKVFYDGVISKEGILKGDIYIQGGGDPTLGSDGISIDREAFLKTWINEVKRIGIKSIDGNIIVLDDLFGYEGIPGKWLWEDMGTNYGQGTYGISVFDNLYTLYLKTEVSGKKPEVIRTKPEISGLIFDNQGLVTTGGKREISVRGVPLENKRRIFGAVPQNKNGLTIQSDIPDPGLFLGQYFSHHLKRENVEFKGKVTTARLTSQRPKNPKIIAVTKSPPISEIVKILLTRSDNHYTEHLFQLIQKTKGVDIEKFWKEKGMDVHSLILRDGSGLSRGNVISAKLLTQILAYSESGLENLLPVAGKDGTVAIFLKNTSLEGKVKVKSGSMSGIQSYAGYAEKNGKKYAFTIIVNHWNGERSILRKEMETLLNEIL, from the coding sequence ATGAAGAGAAAATTTCTATATTTAGCATTAATTACAGCTTTTTTAACAGCGTGTACTAACACAAATAGAAAAGATAGTTTTGTTGATCAACAATTAGTGCTTCCAGAAAATATTGAGAAAACAATTTCAATACCAGTAACTAATCAGGAATCTTCAGAAAAATCAAAAGCATTAACTCGATTTGTGAATTCAGAAGTATTAGAGCATGGGAATGTAGGTTTTTATGCAATTGAATTAGGAAGTGGCAAGGTAGTAGATAGTTATAGAGAGGAAGCAGCACTGGTGCCAGCTTCAGTTTTAAAGGTTGTTACAGGGGCTACGGCTCTAGAAGTATTGGGTGCAGATAGTGTTTTAGAAACAAAAGTTTTCTATGATGGAGTAATATCTAAGGAAGGGATTCTAAAAGGGGATATATATATTCAAGGCGGTGGAGACCCAACTTTAGGTTCGGATGGAATCTCAATAGATAGAGAAGCTTTTTTAAAAACATGGATAAATGAAGTTAAAAGAATAGGAATAAAATCAATAGATGGAAATATAATTGTTTTAGATGATCTTTTTGGATATGAAGGGATTCCAGGAAAATGGCTTTGGGAGGATATGGGAACCAATTATGGACAAGGGACATATGGAATAAGTGTATTTGATAATTTATATACTCTATATTTAAAAACAGAAGTTTCAGGAAAAAAACCCGAAGTGATTAGAACAAAGCCAGAGATATCAGGATTGATTTTTGATAATCAAGGATTAGTTACAACTGGAGGAAAAAGAGAGATATCAGTGAGAGGCGTGCCTTTAGAAAATAAGAGAAGAATTTTTGGAGCCGTTCCACAAAATAAGAATGGTTTGACAATTCAAAGTGATATTCCTGATCCAGGATTATTTTTAGGTCAATATTTTTCACATCATTTAAAAAGAGAAAATGTAGAATTTAAAGGAAAAGTGACAACAGCAAGATTGACATCACAAAGACCAAAAAATCCAAAAATTATCGCTGTTACAAAATCACCCCCTATTTCTGAAATAGTTAAAATACTTTTAACAAGAAGTGATAATCACTATACAGAACATTTATTTCAATTGATTCAAAAAACAAAAGGTGTAGATATAGAAAAGTTTTGGAAAGAGAAAGGAATGGACGTACACTCACTAATTTTAAGAGATGGAAGTGGGCTGTCGAGAGGAAATGTTATTTCAGCTAAACTTTTAACACAAATATTGGCATATTCTGAATCAGGTTTAGAAAATCTTCTTCCAGTAGCTGGTAAAGATGGAACTGTTGCAATATTTTTGAAAAATACATCTTTAGAAGGAAAAGTTAAAGTGAAGAGCGGAAGTATGAGCGGGATTCAATCATATGCAGGGTATGCAGAAAAAAATGGGAAGAAATATGCATTTACAATAATTGTAAATCATTGGAATGGAGAACGTAGTATTTTAAGAAAAGAGATGGAAACATTATTGAATGAGATTTTATAA
- a CDS encoding sodium:solute symporter family protein — protein sequence MVENVFLNLYFIGILAIGYNSFKKIKSSSHFFIANREANVFQVTGSLLATVLGSSAILGNVASTYHIGWAGIWLLLCASFGLSMLLPLVKKFEKFKGYNLPELLGSFHGDEVRILSSFIISIAWIGIVAAQIMGAAQIMGIISNFSYFESVLLSGTIFIIYTILGGQLSIIKTDCIQLIFILLGIVLCFLFLPDFNSEYVPLNIINEKFNNFDLLVLILTYSSTFLVGPDIYSRIFCAKNTEVAKKSIIISISVLIPLAFILTKIGIYAAGAYPNLSGGQSPLLHVAAHTLPKGISLLLYFGLLSAIISTADTCLLTSASIFTEIFTKNLENKKSIKLTRVSIAIFGVFSILVALKLKFILSSLLLALSVYSGALIIPAFAGILGFRFKKEFVIGAIILGGGIALLGKIYGGSNANYILIFAFFINSVTLMLGRKK from the coding sequence ATGGTAGAGAATGTTTTTCTTAATCTTTACTTTATCGGAATTTTAGCTATTGGGTATAACTCTTTCAAAAAAATAAAAAGTAGTTCTCACTTTTTTATAGCAAATCGAGAAGCAAATGTTTTTCAAGTAACTGGAAGTCTGCTTGCAACAGTTCTTGGAAGCTCAGCAATTTTAGGAAATGTTGCTTCAACATATCATATTGGATGGGCAGGTATATGGCTTTTATTATGTGCATCCTTTGGTTTATCAATGCTTTTACCTCTCGTTAAAAAATTTGAAAAATTTAAGGGGTATAATCTACCTGAATTATTGGGTAGCTTCCACGGAGATGAAGTTAGAATTCTAAGTTCTTTTATTATTTCTATCGCTTGGATTGGAATTGTTGCTGCTCAAATCATGGGAGCCGCTCAAATTATGGGAATCATTAGTAACTTCTCTTATTTTGAAAGCGTTCTTTTGAGTGGAACGATATTTATAATCTACACTATTTTAGGTGGGCAACTTTCTATAATAAAAACTGATTGTATTCAACTTATTTTTATTTTACTTGGAATAGTCTTATGTTTTTTATTTTTACCTGATTTTAATTCAGAATATGTTCCACTTAATATCATAAATGAAAAATTTAATAATTTTGATCTTTTAGTTTTAATTCTTACATATTCATCAACTTTCTTAGTTGGTCCGGATATATATTCAAGAATTTTTTGTGCTAAAAATACTGAGGTAGCTAAAAAATCTATTATTATTAGTATTAGTGTTTTAATACCACTGGCATTTATTTTAACAAAAATTGGAATATATGCTGCTGGTGCGTACCCAAATTTAAGTGGTGGACAATCTCCACTATTGCATGTCGCTGCTCATACTTTACCAAAAGGTATCAGTTTATTACTTTATTTTGGACTGTTATCTGCAATTATTTCAACAGCGGACACTTGCTTGCTTACTTCAGCATCTATATTTACAGAGATTTTTACAAAAAATTTAGAAAATAAAAAATCTATTAAATTAACTAGAGTTTCAATCGCTATTTTTGGAGTTTTTAGTATATTAGTTGCTTTAAAATTAAAGTTTATATTGAGTTCTCTTTTATTAGCTCTTTCTGTTTATTCTGGAGCTCTTATTATTCCTGCTTTTGCTGGAATTTTAGGTTTTAGATTTAAAAAAGAATTTGTTATTGGAGCTATTATTTTAGGTGGTGGAATAGCTTTACTCGGAAAAATTTATGGTGGTAGCAACGCAAACTATATTTTAATCTTTGCATTCTTTATAAATTCAGTAACTTTAATGCTTGGAAGAAAAAAATAA
- a CDS encoding ACT domain-containing protein produces the protein MNGKFLVVDKSILPDYLEKVIAVRTLLEEGKSQNVSEAVKIVGISRSTYYKYKDFVFLPSDNSLGKKALISLMLSHKKGALSEVLNFLSSVNCNIITINQNIPINNVASVVISFEIASATLPPEDIVHELKKISCVKMSRLLAFE, from the coding sequence ATGAATGGAAAATTCTTAGTCGTAGATAAATCAATTCTTCCAGATTATTTAGAAAAAGTAATTGCTGTAAGAACTCTTCTAGAAGAAGGGAAATCTCAAAATGTTAGTGAAGCTGTTAAAATAGTAGGTATAAGCCGTAGCACTTATTATAAATATAAAGATTTTGTCTTTCTTCCCTCTGATAATTCTCTCGGTAAGAAAGCTTTAATCTCTCTTATGCTTTCTCATAAAAAAGGAGCACTTTCAGAAGTTTTAAATTTTTTATCATCTGTCAATTGTAATATTATTACAATAAATCAAAATATTCCCATAAATAATGTTGCATCTGTTGTTATATCTTTTGAAATTGCTTCTGCAACTCTTCCTCCAGAAGACATTGTCCACGAACTAAAAAAAATAAGTTGTGTCAAAATGTCTAGACTTTTAGCATTTGAATAA
- a CDS encoding flavodoxin: protein MKIGVFYGSTTGVTESIAQKVATLLGGDIFHAGDIEKISGYDLAILAASTWGFGDIQDDWIGPLQNLKSYNLSGKKVAIIGVGDQEAFSSSFVNGMRDLYEAASTAEATIIGFTSTDGYSFDESTAIENDKFIGLVIDEANQSSLTEDRIKSWIEFLKS, encoded by the coding sequence ATGAAAATTGGAGTTTTTTATGGAAGTACTACTGGAGTTACTGAATCTATTGCACAAAAAGTTGCAACCTTATTAGGTGGAGATATTTTTCATGCAGGAGATATTGAAAAAATTTCTGGATACGATTTAGCTATTTTAGCTGCATCAACTTGGGGATTTGGAGATATACAGGATGATTGGATTGGACCTCTACAAAATTTAAAATCTTATAATCTCTCTGGAAAGAAAGTGGCAATTATTGGTGTGGGAGACCAAGAAGCTTTCTCTTCGAGCTTTGTTAATGGAATGAGAGATCTTTATGAAGCTGCATCTACAGCCGAAGCAACAATTATAGGATTCACTTCAACTGATGGATATTCTTTTGACGAATCGACAGCTATTGAAAATGATAAATTTATTGGTTTAGTTATAGATGAAGCAAATCAAAGCTCTTTAACAGAAGATAGAATCAAATCATGGATTGAATTTCTTAAATCTTAG
- a CDS encoding TIM barrel protein: protein MKENIFVSDLIFYNDTKEETLDFIERNRLLNMEFFLEPRDFNHTEKLNFILKNAKFNALSFHGPYRYFNIDCSDILWEELKLNFVEALICCKKNNGEFIVLHTNEAKRKESSKKDIERKLDELLLLSKEIGVQILVENVGVGKNMIYSQKDFEKLVKEKQLKVLIDIGHLLANKWNLENLLKSIKENVVAYHIHSNDGEKDLHESIFNSKFDGEKILKIIKSETPDAKLVLEYSPITDKNILLEDLKRIEEIIA, encoded by the coding sequence ATGAAAGAAAATATATTTGTAAGTGATCTTATATTTTATAACGATACAAAAGAGGAAACATTAGATTTTATAGAGAGAAATAGATTGCTAAATATGGAGTTTTTTTTAGAGCCAAGAGATTTTAATCATACAGAGAAGTTAAATTTTATTTTAAAGAACGCTAAATTTAACGCTTTATCTTTTCATGGACCATATAGATATTTTAATATAGATTGTAGTGATATTTTATGGGAAGAGTTAAAGCTAAATTTTGTAGAAGCTTTAATATGTTGTAAGAAAAATAATGGTGAATTTATTGTTCTTCATACAAATGAAGCTAAAAGAAAAGAGAGCTCTAAAAAAGATATAGAGAGAAAATTAGATGAATTACTTCTACTATCAAAAGAGATTGGAGTTCAAATTTTAGTTGAAAATGTTGGAGTGGGTAAGAATATGATTTATTCACAAAAAGATTTTGAAAAATTAGTTAAAGAAAAGCAGCTGAAAGTTTTGATAGATATTGGACATCTTCTAGCTAATAAGTGGAATTTGGAAAATCTATTAAAAAGTATAAAAGAGAATGTAGTTGCTTATCACATTCATAGTAATGATGGAGAAAAAGATCTACATGAATCGATATTCAATTCAAAGTTTGACGGAGAGAAGATTTTAAAAATTATAAAATCTGAAACACCGGATGCAAAATTAGTTTTAGAGTATTCACCAATTACAGATAAAAATATATTATTAGAAGATTTAAAGAGAATAGAGGAGATTATAGCTTAA
- a CDS encoding HAD-IIA family hydrolase — MKQYKGYLFDIDGTILLGNTLIPGAKEKIDELKTAGKKVAFFTNNSSKNPERYVEKFRSVGMDVVLEDVITAGGVLLNHIKKNYIDKKIFIIGTEEYKDLYREIGIEVVEKISDFKNPNVDIVIVALDPELNFEKLEIACRLLKNDVKYFAANEDLVYPVEDKVYLPDCKAICDMLELCTGKTPIYFGKPNSIMLSYALERIDLDKEEIAIVGDRLYTDIACGTLNGCDTILVLTGEATGQEKTDFKPTYILESIKDI, encoded by the coding sequence ATGAAACAGTATAAAGGATATCTTTTTGATATAGATGGAACAATATTACTTGGAAATACACTTATTCCAGGAGCTAAAGAAAAAATAGATGAACTAAAAACAGCTGGAAAAAAAGTGGCATTTTTTACAAATAATTCGTCTAAGAATCCAGAGAGATATGTAGAGAAATTCAGATCAGTAGGGATGGATGTTGTTTTAGAGGATGTTATTACTGCTGGCGGAGTTCTTTTAAATCATATAAAGAAAAATTATATAGATAAAAAAATTTTTATAATAGGAACTGAGGAGTATAAAGATTTATATCGTGAAATCGGAATTGAAGTTGTAGAAAAAATTTCTGACTTTAAAAATCCAAATGTAGATATAGTTATTGTTGCTTTAGATCCAGAGTTAAATTTTGAGAAGTTAGAAATAGCGTGTAGATTATTAAAAAATGATGTGAAATATTTTGCAGCAAACGAAGATTTAGTATATCCCGTAGAGGATAAAGTATATCTACCTGATTGTAAAGCTATTTGTGATATGTTAGAGCTTTGTACGGGCAAAACACCGATTTATTTTGGAAAGCCAAATTCAATTATGTTGAGTTATGCTCTTGAAAGAATTGATTTAGATAAAGAGGAGATTGCTATAGTTGGAGATAGACTTTATACAGATATAGCTTGTGGAACTTTAAATGGTTGCGATACGATTCTTGTATTAACAGGAGAGGCAACAGGGCAGGAAAAAACCGATTTTAAACCAACCTATATATTAGAGAGCATAAAAGATATATAA
- the sstT gene encoding serine/threonine transporter SstT, with protein sequence MDKIFKNWCSIGLVKRVLVGLVIGVVFAYIMPDAMGWITIFGDLFVGALKAVAPILVFFLVLSAIVQHKKGQKTNIKSIVVLYLLGTFLASLVAVIGSFVFPVNLSLVSNASMSSAPQNIVGVLKTLLLNLIDNPVKAILNGNYIGILFWSSLLGIFLKEANESTKNVVTDASNALLKVVKVIIEFTPFGVMGLVFSSVIESGSSGLLSYGKILVLLLGCMAVVAFVVNPLIAFLMMGKNPYPLVFTCLRESGLTAFFTRSSAANIPVNMNLCEKMGLEKDMYSVSIPLGATINMAGAAVTISVFALSAAHTLGVEVDFLSAVILSLVAAISACGASGVAGGSLLLIPLACSLFGISNDIAMQVVGVGFVIGVIQDSCETALNSSTDVLFTSIAEYSQWKKEGKVDKELLLNKI encoded by the coding sequence ATGGATAAGATTTTTAAAAATTGGTGTAGTATTGGATTAGTAAAAAGAGTTTTGGTAGGATTGGTTATAGGAGTTGTCTTTGCGTATATAATGCCTGATGCTATGGGATGGATAACTATATTTGGAGATCTTTTTGTAGGGGCTTTAAAGGCGGTTGCTCCAATTTTAGTATTCTTTTTAGTGTTATCAGCAATAGTTCAACACAAAAAAGGTCAGAAAACAAATATAAAGTCAATAGTAGTCTTATATTTATTAGGAACTTTTTTAGCTAGTTTAGTAGCAGTTATAGGAAGTTTTGTATTTCCAGTAAATTTATCTTTAGTGTCAAATGCTAGTATGAGCTCAGCACCTCAAAATATAGTTGGAGTATTAAAAACATTGCTATTAAATTTGATAGATAATCCAGTAAAAGCCATTTTAAATGGAAACTATATAGGTATATTGTTCTGGAGTTCTTTATTAGGAATATTTTTAAAAGAAGCTAATGAATCTACAAAAAATGTTGTAACAGATGCCTCAAACGCACTTTTAAAAGTTGTTAAAGTAATAATTGAATTTACTCCTTTTGGTGTTATGGGATTAGTTTTTTCTTCAGTTATTGAAAGTGGAAGTAGTGGATTACTTTCTTATGGTAAAATTTTAGTATTACTTTTAGGATGTATGGCAGTTGTAGCATTTGTTGTTAATCCATTGATTGCCTTTTTAATGATGGGGAAAAATCCATATCCACTAGTTTTTACTTGTTTGAGAGAGAGTGGATTAACAGCTTTCTTTACAAGAAGTTCAGCAGCTAACATACCTGTAAATATGAATCTATGTGAGAAAATGGGGTTAGAAAAAGATATGTATTCTGTTTCGATTCCTTTAGGTGCGACAATAAACATGGCAGGAGCTGCGGTTACAATATCTGTTTTTGCATTGAGTGCAGCACATACGCTAGGTGTTGAAGTAGACTTTCTTTCAGCAGTTATTTTAAGTTTGGTAGCAGCAATAAGTGCTTGTGGTGCTTCTGGAGTTGCCGGAGGATCACTTCTATTAATTCCACTGGCATGTAGTTTGTTTGGAATTTCAAATGATATAGCTATGCAAGTTGTAGGAGTAGGATTTGTAATTGGAGTGATTCAAGATTCTTGTGAAACAGCTTTAAACTCTTCAACTGATGTTTTATTTACAAGTATTGCCGAATACTCTCAGTGGAAAAAAGAGGGAAAAGTAGATAAAGAGTTACTATTAAATAAAATATAG
- a CDS encoding ABC transporter substrate-binding protein — protein sequence MKNNILKGAILGSLLLVGCGKEEKVTTANKPLEIEYWHVASESFGGGTIKELVKNFNEQNPDIKVIEKFNPDMYKGLTQNLQVAVAAKRKPAIVQMGYSYLNYAHDNFDFVTAQEVVDKYFPEDKDYFNTEFLPNILELGQVNGKQVGIPYSISNPIMYINSDLMTAAGIDMNNTPKDWETVRKYSETIKEKTGNMGLFVQEFADNWAQQALMEGNGGQILEERDGKTIPTFASKESAAAYQYLADMVKDDIALHATNDEGFQTFLNGKLGMVITTIGKRDNFESSANFKIVGEKFPLFEGNSRKLPAGGNMLMIMTENSDEQKASWKFMKYLLSEEASEKWTKGTGYLPSAIQDENSEIAKFLNENQLMKVASEQLKDMGKWASFSGANALQAEQLLIDVRDVILSGQKKAEEALKETQEKIMNLVK from the coding sequence ATGAAAAATAATATTTTGAAAGGTGCTATACTAGGAAGTTTATTGCTAGTAGGATGTGGGAAAGAGGAGAAGGTTACGACTGCAAATAAGCCGTTAGAGATAGAGTATTGGCACGTAGCTTCAGAAAGTTTTGGTGGAGGAACAATAAAGGAGTTAGTTAAAAACTTCAATGAGCAGAATCCAGATATAAAAGTTATTGAAAAATTTAATCCAGATATGTATAAAGGTTTAACACAAAATTTACAAGTAGCCGTAGCTGCGAAGAGAAAGCCAGCAATAGTTCAGATGGGATACTCGTACTTAAATTATGCTCATGATAATTTTGACTTTGTAACAGCACAAGAGGTTGTAGATAAGTATTTCCCAGAAGATAAAGATTACTTCAATACAGAGTTTTTACCAAATATTTTAGAATTAGGGCAAGTAAATGGGAAGCAAGTAGGGATTCCTTACTCAATAAGTAATCCGATTATGTATATCAACTCTGATTTGATGACAGCTGCAGGAATTGATATGAACAATACTCCAAAAGATTGGGAAACAGTTAGAAAATATTCAGAGACAATAAAAGAAAAAACAGGAAATATGGGATTATTCGTTCAAGAGTTTGCAGATAACTGGGCACAACAGGCTTTAATGGAAGGAAATGGAGGACAGATTTTAGAGGAGAGAGATGGAAAGACAATTCCAACATTTGCTTCAAAAGAATCGGCAGCAGCATATCAATACTTAGCAGATATGGTAAAAGATGATATAGCTTTACATGCAACAAATGATGAAGGATTCCAAACATTTTTAAATGGAAAGTTAGGAATGGTTATCACAACGATTGGAAAAAGAGATAACTTCGAATCAAGTGCAAACTTTAAAATAGTTGGAGAGAAATTCCCACTGTTTGAAGGAAACTCTAGAAAATTACCAGCTGGTGGAAATATGTTAATGATAATGACTGAAAATTCAGATGAGCAAAAAGCATCTTGGAAATTTATGAAGTACTTATTAAGTGAAGAAGCTTCAGAAAAGTGGACTAAAGGAACTGGGTATTTACCATCTGCAATTCAAGATGAGAATAGTGAAATCGCAAAGTTTTTAAATGAGAATCAGCTTATGAAAGTTGCAAGTGAACAGTTAAAAGATATGGGGAAATGGGCAAGTTTCTCTGGAGCAAATGCTCTTCAAGCTGAGCAGTTATTGATAGATGTAAGAGATGTAATTTTAAGTGGACAGAAAAAAGCTGAAGAAGCTTTAAAAGAAACTCAAGAAAAAATAATGAATTTAGTAAAGTAG